The following nucleotide sequence is from Candidatus Poribacteria bacterium.
CACAATACTATCATCGCCACTGACTACTTCGTTATTGACTTCAACCCAAGCGTGGGCCCTAAATGGGAAACTAGACACTCCCATGCAAACAACAGCTGGAATAGCTCGGCGGCGCAGCATCATTGCGAATGCAAGGGACTGATAAACACAATCAGAATTAAAAACCATAAACCTCACAGCAAGGTCTACTGCTTTTTTTATTTTTTTAAGTATTTCCTTATCACTGTCGGATATTGAGGAAAAAGAGGGTGTATCAAAGTACTTCGCATAATGTCGAATACCTCTGAACTTCAAAACCAAAAACAGAACAATAAATCTGATGTAAGCTTCAATTATCTTCATATTTCTCCAAATAAGTTACTCATTCACCCTTAGCTTAGGCACAGGAGGAATTGTCTTATTACCAAGCAAGTTTGAATATTATAATCCAAGTTGCCACCTATGTAAGAAGTAGTTTGATATTGGTAGTAATGATGAATAAAAAGAGTTTCAACTCAAAGCCAGTAGGTGTCCCCCATGAATCGACTTGGGCAACAACCGCTCAATAAGACCGTTTGAGACCTCAACACGCTTGCGATATGTCTCCTGAAGGTAAACTTCCCACGGCGGATATTGACGCTTCAAGTCTTTCTTGTGTAGCGGTTTCAACGTAATCTCTGCTTCTTGTAAAGCATCTTCAATACCATAATCACAATAACCTCTATCGGCATAGATGAAGTAAGCAATCGTATCGTGAGTGTCCTAACATATTTGGAATATATTCAAGTGTTTTCAAGACGGCGCAAGTTTCCGTCTGTTGATTACCTCCCAAATATCTCGCAGCCATCAGCGTT
It contains:
- a CDS encoding lasso peptide biosynthesis B2 protein, with amino-acid sequence MKIIEAYIRFIVLFLVLKFRGIRHYAKYFDTPSFSSISDSDKEILKKIKKAVDLAVRFMVFNSDCVYQSLAFAMMLRRRAIPAVVCMGVSSFPFRAHAWVEVNNEVVSGDDSIVSGLYPLKKDRVHG